In Syngnathus acus chromosome 5, fSynAcu1.2, whole genome shotgun sequence, a genomic segment contains:
- the mars1 gene encoding methionine--tRNA ligase, cytoplasmic isoform X1, with the protein MKLFVSEGNPHCLKVLAALEVAGLQCDVQFVNHEEKPVPFLSRPCLPALLLPNGQHLFSPNAICRYMFEVSGQECSEACDQWLEWEATELQPDLLQALHLAVLQGKESEATQVLAGPLSYLDQSLTKGTSPFLTGDVLSLADLVVCAALHPILSAPSLASGEPKSVRVWFDRVAASQSCVSASHKVLQGKGLQAMKSFMQRQPAPQSGQCRGGTQPCNNGPAEDEEGERVVSQEEMEAAAVTWGKGLNASTAATKRLHPILPQEGKRNILLTSALPYVNNVPHLGNIIGCVLSADVFSRYGRLRGWNVLFVCGTDEYGTATENKAREEGLTPQQICDKYHAIHASIYQWFQIDFDFFGRTTTEKQTEIAQNIFWRLHKNGFLVEDTVEQLRCEKCQRFLADRFVEGTCPHCNYPDARGDQCDKCGRLINAVELKAPHCKVCGQTPVIRSSKHLFLDLPKLEPQLEQWLDKTTSSGDWTANAKQITRSWLRDGLKPRCITRDLRWGTPVPHPDFKEKVFYVWFDAPIGYVSITANYTDKWEQWWKNPNQVELYNFMAKDNVPFHSVVFPCSLLGAQDNYTLVNHLIATEYLNYEDTKFSKSRGVGVFGDMAKDTGIPSDVWRFYLLYVRPEGQDSAFSWADMALKNNSELLNNLGNFINRAAMFVSKFFDGCVPAMELLQEDKKLLALVGWELQQYIQLMDKVKIRDALKHILSISRHGNQYIQVNEPWKKIKGGDAEWQRAGTVTGVSINVACLLSVMLLPYMPAVSRTIRDQLNAPDSCVSAMLRGTGAFTRVLDAGHRIGTVSPLFQKLEVEQIEALKKRFGGQQPEDEPAKKKTPTQNAASPHSAATLPTPAMDVNAGADPEKARQLTQAVAEQGEKVRALKAQKAEKAAITAEVSKLLELKKQLTLAEGKSPEPTPVKGKKK; encoded by the exons ATGAAGCTGTTTGTTAGCGAAGGTAACCCACACTGTCTAAAAGTGTTAGCTGCTTTAGAAGTAGCTGGACTGCAGTGTGACGTCCAGTTTGTCAACCACGAAG agaaACCTGTGCCCTTCCTGAGTCGTCCATGTTTACCAGCCCTGCTCCTTCCAAATGGACAACACCTTTTCAGCCCCAATGCCATATGCCG ATACATGTTTGAAGTGAGCGGACAAGAGTGCAGCGAGGCTTGTGATCAATGGCTTGAATGGGAAGCCACAGAGCTCCAG CCTGACTTGCTTCAGGCCCTTCATCTGGCGGTGCTTCAGGGCAAAGAATCAGAGGCCACCCAAGTCCTCGCAGGGCCCCTCAGCTACTTGGACCAAAGCTTGACCAAGGGGACCTCGCCTTTTTTAACTGGG GATGTCCTTTCCCTCGCTGATCTTGTTGTGTGTGCCGCGCTGCATCCGATTTTGTCCGCACCATCGCTCGCCTCAG GTGAACCCAAGTCTGTGAGGGTTTGGTTCGACCGTGTGGCCGCCTCACAGAGTTGCGTGTCGGCCTCTCACAAAGTGCTGCAGGGGAAAGGCCTGCAGGCAATGAAGAGCTTCATGCAGAGGCAGCCTGCGCCGCAGAGTGGCCAGTGCAGAGGCGGCACACAGCCATGCAACAACGGCCCTGCTGAG GATGAGGAAGGGGAACGTGTGGTGTCACAGGAAGAGATGGAAGCTGCTGCTGTTACCTGGGGCAAGGGTTTAAATGCATCCACTGCAGCCACGAAAAGACTCCACCCGAT tctgCCGCAGGAGGGCAAACGAAACATCCTGTTGACCAGCGCCTTGCCCTATGTCAACAACGTACCCCACCTGGGCAACATCATCGGCTGCGTTCTCAGCGCTGACGTCTTCTCCAG GTATGGCCGACTGCGAGGCTGGAACGTGTTGTTCGTTTGTGGCACAGACGAATATGGCACGGCCACGGAAAACAAAGCCCGTGAGGAAGGCTTGACGCCGCAGCAGATCTGCGACAAATACCACGCCATACACGCCAGCATCTACCAGTGGTTCCAGATCGATTTCGACTTCTTCGGCAGGACCACCACCGAGAAGCAGACGGA GATagcccaaaatattttttggagaCTTCACAAAAATGGCTTCCTGGTTGAAGACACAGTGGAGCAGCTACGCTGCGAGAAATGCCAGCGTTTCCTGGCCGACCGCTTTGTCGAAGGCACATGCCCTCACTGCAACTACCCGGACGCTCGCGGCGACCAGTGCGACAAGTGCGGGCGACTCATCAATGCTGTGGAACTCAAG GCACCTCACTGTAAAGTCTGCGGACAGACTCCGGTCATCCGCTCCTCCAAACATCTTTTCCTGGATCTGCCAAAG TTAGAGCCTCAGTTAGAGCAGTGGCTGGACAAGACCACCAGCAGCGGAGACTGGACAGCGAATGCCAAACAGATCACTCGCTCCTGGCTCAGGGATGGACTCAAACCTCGTTGCATCACCAGAGACCTGCGATGGGGAACACCAGTACCTCACCCAGACTTTAAAGAAAAG GTGTTCTACGTGTGGTTCGACGCCCCCATTGGTTATGTTTCTATCACTGCTAACTACACAGACAAATGGGAACAGTGGTGGAAGAATCCAAATCAG GTGGAGCTCTACAACTTCATGGCCAAGGACAACGTGCCGTTCCACAGTGTGGTGTTTCCCTGCTCCCTCCTAGGAGCTCAGGACAACTATACACTGGTCAATCACTTGATTGCCACTG AATATCTGAATTATGAAGACACTAAATTCTCCAAGAGCCGTGGCGTGGGAGTCTTTGGCGACATGGCTAAGGACACGGGCATCCCGTCCGACGTGTGGCGCTTCTACCTGCTCTACGTGCGTCCCGAGGGACAGGATTCGGCCTTCTCCTGGGCCGACATGGCTCTGAAGAACAACTCGGAGCTGCTCAACAACTTGGGCAATTTCATTAACAG AGCCGCCATGTTTGTTTCAAAGTTCTTTGATGGCTGTGTGCCTGCGATGGAGCTGCTGCAGGAAGATAAGAAGCTCCTGGCTTTAGTGGGCTGGGAGCTGCAGCAGTACATACAACTCATGGACAAAGTCAA AATCCGTGATGCCCTGAAGCACATCCTCAGCATCTctcgccatggcaaccagtACATCCAAGTTAATGAACCCTGGAAGAAGATCAAGGGGGGAGATGCAGAATG GCAGCGTGCAGGCACCGTCACTGGCGTGTCCATCAACGTCGCCTGCTTGCTGTCCGTCATGCTGCTGCCCTACATGCCAGCGGTTAGCCGAACCATCAGGGATCAACTCAATGCACCGGACTCTTGCGTCAGTGCCATGTTGCGTGGCACAGGCGCCTTCACACGCGTCCTTGATGCCGGCCACCGCATTGGCACT GTGAGCCCGTTGTTCCAGAAACTGGAGGTTGAGCAGATTGAAGCTTTGAAGAAGAGATTTGGTGGACAACAG CCTGAAGATGAACCGGCAAAGAAAAAG ACACCGACTCAAAATGCTGCCAGCCCTCATTCGGCCGCTACCCTGCCCACCCCTGCGATGGACGTGAACGCTGGAGCCGACCCGGAGAAAGCCCGGCAGCTGACGCAGGCTGTGGCTGAGCAG gGAGAAAAGGTGCGAGCCCTGAAAGCTCAGAAGGCCGAAAAAGCGGCGATTACAGCTGAGGTGTCCAAACTGTTGGAGCTGAAGAAACAGTTGACTCTGGCAGAGGGCAAGAGCCCTGAACCCACACCTGTCAAGGGCAAGAAAAAGTGA
- the mars1 gene encoding methionine--tRNA ligase, cytoplasmic isoform X3, protein MKLFVSEGNPHCLKVLAALEVAGLQCDVQFVNHEEKPVPFLSRPCLPALLLPNGQHLFSPNAICRYMFEVSGQECSEACDQWLEWEATELQPDLLQALHLAVLQGKESEATQVLAGPLSYLDQSLTKGTSPFLTGDVLSLADLVVCAALHPILSAPSLASGEPKSVRVWFDRVAASQSCVSASHKVLQGKGLQAMKSFMQRQPAPQSGQCRGGTQPCNNGPAEDEEGERVVSQEEMEAAAVTWGKGLNASTAATKRLHPILPQEGKRNILLTSALPYVNNVPHLGNIIGCVLSADVFSRYGRLRGWNVLFVCGTDEYGTATENKAREEGLTPQQICDKYHAIHASIYQWFQIDFDFFGRTTTEKQTEIAQNIFWRLHKNGFLVEDTVEQLRCEKCQRFLADRFVEGTCPHCNYPDARGDQCDKCGRLINAVELKAPHCKVCGQTPVIRSSKHLFLDLPKLEPQLEQWLDKTTSSGDWTANAKQITRSWLRDGLKPRCITRDLRWGTPVPHPDFKEKVFYVWFDAPIGYVSITANYTDKWEQWWKNPNQVELYNFMAKDNVPFHSVVFPCSLLGAQDNYTLVNHLIATEYLNYEDTKFSKSRGVGVFGDMAKDTGIPSDVWRFYLLYVRPEGQDSAFSWADMALKNNSELLNNLGNFINRAAMFVSKFFDGCVPAMELLQEDKKLLALVGWELQQYIQLMDKVKIRDALKHILSISRHGNQYIQVNEPWKKIKGGDAEWQRAGTVTGVSINVACLLSVMLLPYMPAVSRTIRDQLNAPDSCVSAMLRGTGAFTRVLDAGHRIGTVSPLFQKLEVEQIEALKKRFGGQQTPTQNAASPHSAATLPTPAMDVNAGADPEKARQLTQAVAEQGEKVRALKAQKAEKAAITAEVSKLLELKKQLTLAEGKSPEPTPVKGKKK, encoded by the exons ATGAAGCTGTTTGTTAGCGAAGGTAACCCACACTGTCTAAAAGTGTTAGCTGCTTTAGAAGTAGCTGGACTGCAGTGTGACGTCCAGTTTGTCAACCACGAAG agaaACCTGTGCCCTTCCTGAGTCGTCCATGTTTACCAGCCCTGCTCCTTCCAAATGGACAACACCTTTTCAGCCCCAATGCCATATGCCG ATACATGTTTGAAGTGAGCGGACAAGAGTGCAGCGAGGCTTGTGATCAATGGCTTGAATGGGAAGCCACAGAGCTCCAG CCTGACTTGCTTCAGGCCCTTCATCTGGCGGTGCTTCAGGGCAAAGAATCAGAGGCCACCCAAGTCCTCGCAGGGCCCCTCAGCTACTTGGACCAAAGCTTGACCAAGGGGACCTCGCCTTTTTTAACTGGG GATGTCCTTTCCCTCGCTGATCTTGTTGTGTGTGCCGCGCTGCATCCGATTTTGTCCGCACCATCGCTCGCCTCAG GTGAACCCAAGTCTGTGAGGGTTTGGTTCGACCGTGTGGCCGCCTCACAGAGTTGCGTGTCGGCCTCTCACAAAGTGCTGCAGGGGAAAGGCCTGCAGGCAATGAAGAGCTTCATGCAGAGGCAGCCTGCGCCGCAGAGTGGCCAGTGCAGAGGCGGCACACAGCCATGCAACAACGGCCCTGCTGAG GATGAGGAAGGGGAACGTGTGGTGTCACAGGAAGAGATGGAAGCTGCTGCTGTTACCTGGGGCAAGGGTTTAAATGCATCCACTGCAGCCACGAAAAGACTCCACCCGAT tctgCCGCAGGAGGGCAAACGAAACATCCTGTTGACCAGCGCCTTGCCCTATGTCAACAACGTACCCCACCTGGGCAACATCATCGGCTGCGTTCTCAGCGCTGACGTCTTCTCCAG GTATGGCCGACTGCGAGGCTGGAACGTGTTGTTCGTTTGTGGCACAGACGAATATGGCACGGCCACGGAAAACAAAGCCCGTGAGGAAGGCTTGACGCCGCAGCAGATCTGCGACAAATACCACGCCATACACGCCAGCATCTACCAGTGGTTCCAGATCGATTTCGACTTCTTCGGCAGGACCACCACCGAGAAGCAGACGGA GATagcccaaaatattttttggagaCTTCACAAAAATGGCTTCCTGGTTGAAGACACAGTGGAGCAGCTACGCTGCGAGAAATGCCAGCGTTTCCTGGCCGACCGCTTTGTCGAAGGCACATGCCCTCACTGCAACTACCCGGACGCTCGCGGCGACCAGTGCGACAAGTGCGGGCGACTCATCAATGCTGTGGAACTCAAG GCACCTCACTGTAAAGTCTGCGGACAGACTCCGGTCATCCGCTCCTCCAAACATCTTTTCCTGGATCTGCCAAAG TTAGAGCCTCAGTTAGAGCAGTGGCTGGACAAGACCACCAGCAGCGGAGACTGGACAGCGAATGCCAAACAGATCACTCGCTCCTGGCTCAGGGATGGACTCAAACCTCGTTGCATCACCAGAGACCTGCGATGGGGAACACCAGTACCTCACCCAGACTTTAAAGAAAAG GTGTTCTACGTGTGGTTCGACGCCCCCATTGGTTATGTTTCTATCACTGCTAACTACACAGACAAATGGGAACAGTGGTGGAAGAATCCAAATCAG GTGGAGCTCTACAACTTCATGGCCAAGGACAACGTGCCGTTCCACAGTGTGGTGTTTCCCTGCTCCCTCCTAGGAGCTCAGGACAACTATACACTGGTCAATCACTTGATTGCCACTG AATATCTGAATTATGAAGACACTAAATTCTCCAAGAGCCGTGGCGTGGGAGTCTTTGGCGACATGGCTAAGGACACGGGCATCCCGTCCGACGTGTGGCGCTTCTACCTGCTCTACGTGCGTCCCGAGGGACAGGATTCGGCCTTCTCCTGGGCCGACATGGCTCTGAAGAACAACTCGGAGCTGCTCAACAACTTGGGCAATTTCATTAACAG AGCCGCCATGTTTGTTTCAAAGTTCTTTGATGGCTGTGTGCCTGCGATGGAGCTGCTGCAGGAAGATAAGAAGCTCCTGGCTTTAGTGGGCTGGGAGCTGCAGCAGTACATACAACTCATGGACAAAGTCAA AATCCGTGATGCCCTGAAGCACATCCTCAGCATCTctcgccatggcaaccagtACATCCAAGTTAATGAACCCTGGAAGAAGATCAAGGGGGGAGATGCAGAATG GCAGCGTGCAGGCACCGTCACTGGCGTGTCCATCAACGTCGCCTGCTTGCTGTCCGTCATGCTGCTGCCCTACATGCCAGCGGTTAGCCGAACCATCAGGGATCAACTCAATGCACCGGACTCTTGCGTCAGTGCCATGTTGCGTGGCACAGGCGCCTTCACACGCGTCCTTGATGCCGGCCACCGCATTGGCACT GTGAGCCCGTTGTTCCAGAAACTGGAGGTTGAGCAGATTGAAGCTTTGAAGAAGAGATTTGGTGGACAACAG ACACCGACTCAAAATGCTGCCAGCCCTCATTCGGCCGCTACCCTGCCCACCCCTGCGATGGACGTGAACGCTGGAGCCGACCCGGAGAAAGCCCGGCAGCTGACGCAGGCTGTGGCTGAGCAG gGAGAAAAGGTGCGAGCCCTGAAAGCTCAGAAGGCCGAAAAAGCGGCGATTACAGCTGAGGTGTCCAAACTGTTGGAGCTGAAGAAACAGTTGACTCTGGCAGAGGGCAAGAGCCCTGAACCCACACCTGTCAAGGGCAAGAAAAAGTGA
- the mars1 gene encoding methionine--tRNA ligase, cytoplasmic isoform X2 — MKLFVSEGNPHCLKVLAALEVAGLQCDVQFVNHEEKPVPFLSRPCLPALLLPNGQHLFSPNAICRYMFEVSGQECSEACDQWLEWEATELQPDLLQALHLAVLQGKESEATQVLAGPLSYLDQSLTKGTSPFLTGDVLSLADLVVCAALHPILSAPSLASGEPKSVRVWFDRVAASQSCVSASHKVLQGKGLQAMKSFMQRQPAPQSGQCRGGTQPCNNGPAEEGERVVSQEEMEAAAVTWGKGLNASTAATKRLHPILPQEGKRNILLTSALPYVNNVPHLGNIIGCVLSADVFSRYGRLRGWNVLFVCGTDEYGTATENKAREEGLTPQQICDKYHAIHASIYQWFQIDFDFFGRTTTEKQTEIAQNIFWRLHKNGFLVEDTVEQLRCEKCQRFLADRFVEGTCPHCNYPDARGDQCDKCGRLINAVELKAPHCKVCGQTPVIRSSKHLFLDLPKLEPQLEQWLDKTTSSGDWTANAKQITRSWLRDGLKPRCITRDLRWGTPVPHPDFKEKVFYVWFDAPIGYVSITANYTDKWEQWWKNPNQVELYNFMAKDNVPFHSVVFPCSLLGAQDNYTLVNHLIATEYLNYEDTKFSKSRGVGVFGDMAKDTGIPSDVWRFYLLYVRPEGQDSAFSWADMALKNNSELLNNLGNFINRAAMFVSKFFDGCVPAMELLQEDKKLLALVGWELQQYIQLMDKVKIRDALKHILSISRHGNQYIQVNEPWKKIKGGDAEWQRAGTVTGVSINVACLLSVMLLPYMPAVSRTIRDQLNAPDSCVSAMLRGTGAFTRVLDAGHRIGTVSPLFQKLEVEQIEALKKRFGGQQPEDEPAKKKTPTQNAASPHSAATLPTPAMDVNAGADPEKARQLTQAVAEQGEKVRALKAQKAEKAAITAEVSKLLELKKQLTLAEGKSPEPTPVKGKKK, encoded by the exons ATGAAGCTGTTTGTTAGCGAAGGTAACCCACACTGTCTAAAAGTGTTAGCTGCTTTAGAAGTAGCTGGACTGCAGTGTGACGTCCAGTTTGTCAACCACGAAG agaaACCTGTGCCCTTCCTGAGTCGTCCATGTTTACCAGCCCTGCTCCTTCCAAATGGACAACACCTTTTCAGCCCCAATGCCATATGCCG ATACATGTTTGAAGTGAGCGGACAAGAGTGCAGCGAGGCTTGTGATCAATGGCTTGAATGGGAAGCCACAGAGCTCCAG CCTGACTTGCTTCAGGCCCTTCATCTGGCGGTGCTTCAGGGCAAAGAATCAGAGGCCACCCAAGTCCTCGCAGGGCCCCTCAGCTACTTGGACCAAAGCTTGACCAAGGGGACCTCGCCTTTTTTAACTGGG GATGTCCTTTCCCTCGCTGATCTTGTTGTGTGTGCCGCGCTGCATCCGATTTTGTCCGCACCATCGCTCGCCTCAG GTGAACCCAAGTCTGTGAGGGTTTGGTTCGACCGTGTGGCCGCCTCACAGAGTTGCGTGTCGGCCTCTCACAAAGTGCTGCAGGGGAAAGGCCTGCAGGCAATGAAGAGCTTCATGCAGAGGCAGCCTGCGCCGCAGAGTGGCCAGTGCAGAGGCGGCACACAGCCATGCAACAACGGCCCTGCTGAG GAAGGGGAACGTGTGGTGTCACAGGAAGAGATGGAAGCTGCTGCTGTTACCTGGGGCAAGGGTTTAAATGCATCCACTGCAGCCACGAAAAGACTCCACCCGAT tctgCCGCAGGAGGGCAAACGAAACATCCTGTTGACCAGCGCCTTGCCCTATGTCAACAACGTACCCCACCTGGGCAACATCATCGGCTGCGTTCTCAGCGCTGACGTCTTCTCCAG GTATGGCCGACTGCGAGGCTGGAACGTGTTGTTCGTTTGTGGCACAGACGAATATGGCACGGCCACGGAAAACAAAGCCCGTGAGGAAGGCTTGACGCCGCAGCAGATCTGCGACAAATACCACGCCATACACGCCAGCATCTACCAGTGGTTCCAGATCGATTTCGACTTCTTCGGCAGGACCACCACCGAGAAGCAGACGGA GATagcccaaaatattttttggagaCTTCACAAAAATGGCTTCCTGGTTGAAGACACAGTGGAGCAGCTACGCTGCGAGAAATGCCAGCGTTTCCTGGCCGACCGCTTTGTCGAAGGCACATGCCCTCACTGCAACTACCCGGACGCTCGCGGCGACCAGTGCGACAAGTGCGGGCGACTCATCAATGCTGTGGAACTCAAG GCACCTCACTGTAAAGTCTGCGGACAGACTCCGGTCATCCGCTCCTCCAAACATCTTTTCCTGGATCTGCCAAAG TTAGAGCCTCAGTTAGAGCAGTGGCTGGACAAGACCACCAGCAGCGGAGACTGGACAGCGAATGCCAAACAGATCACTCGCTCCTGGCTCAGGGATGGACTCAAACCTCGTTGCATCACCAGAGACCTGCGATGGGGAACACCAGTACCTCACCCAGACTTTAAAGAAAAG GTGTTCTACGTGTGGTTCGACGCCCCCATTGGTTATGTTTCTATCACTGCTAACTACACAGACAAATGGGAACAGTGGTGGAAGAATCCAAATCAG GTGGAGCTCTACAACTTCATGGCCAAGGACAACGTGCCGTTCCACAGTGTGGTGTTTCCCTGCTCCCTCCTAGGAGCTCAGGACAACTATACACTGGTCAATCACTTGATTGCCACTG AATATCTGAATTATGAAGACACTAAATTCTCCAAGAGCCGTGGCGTGGGAGTCTTTGGCGACATGGCTAAGGACACGGGCATCCCGTCCGACGTGTGGCGCTTCTACCTGCTCTACGTGCGTCCCGAGGGACAGGATTCGGCCTTCTCCTGGGCCGACATGGCTCTGAAGAACAACTCGGAGCTGCTCAACAACTTGGGCAATTTCATTAACAG AGCCGCCATGTTTGTTTCAAAGTTCTTTGATGGCTGTGTGCCTGCGATGGAGCTGCTGCAGGAAGATAAGAAGCTCCTGGCTTTAGTGGGCTGGGAGCTGCAGCAGTACATACAACTCATGGACAAAGTCAA AATCCGTGATGCCCTGAAGCACATCCTCAGCATCTctcgccatggcaaccagtACATCCAAGTTAATGAACCCTGGAAGAAGATCAAGGGGGGAGATGCAGAATG GCAGCGTGCAGGCACCGTCACTGGCGTGTCCATCAACGTCGCCTGCTTGCTGTCCGTCATGCTGCTGCCCTACATGCCAGCGGTTAGCCGAACCATCAGGGATCAACTCAATGCACCGGACTCTTGCGTCAGTGCCATGTTGCGTGGCACAGGCGCCTTCACACGCGTCCTTGATGCCGGCCACCGCATTGGCACT GTGAGCCCGTTGTTCCAGAAACTGGAGGTTGAGCAGATTGAAGCTTTGAAGAAGAGATTTGGTGGACAACAG CCTGAAGATGAACCGGCAAAGAAAAAG ACACCGACTCAAAATGCTGCCAGCCCTCATTCGGCCGCTACCCTGCCCACCCCTGCGATGGACGTGAACGCTGGAGCCGACCCGGAGAAAGCCCGGCAGCTGACGCAGGCTGTGGCTGAGCAG gGAGAAAAGGTGCGAGCCCTGAAAGCTCAGAAGGCCGAAAAAGCGGCGATTACAGCTGAGGTGTCCAAACTGTTGGAGCTGAAGAAACAGTTGACTCTGGCAGAGGGCAAGAGCCCTGAACCCACACCTGTCAAGGGCAAGAAAAAGTGA
- the mars1 gene encoding methionine--tRNA ligase, cytoplasmic isoform X4 has product MKLFVSEGNPHCLKVLAALEVAGLQCDVQFVNHEEKPVPFLSRPCLPALLLPNGQHLFSPNAICRYMFEVSGQECSEACDQWLEWEATELQPDLLQALHLAVLQGKESEATQVLAGPLSYLDQSLTKGTSPFLTGDVLSLADLVVCAALHPILSAPSLASGEPKSVRVWFDRVAASQSCVSASHKVLQGKGLQAMKSFMQRQPAPQSGQCRGGTQPCNNGPAEEGERVVSQEEMEAAAVTWGKGLNASTAATKRLHPILPQEGKRNILLTSALPYVNNVPHLGNIIGCVLSADVFSRYGRLRGWNVLFVCGTDEYGTATENKAREEGLTPQQICDKYHAIHASIYQWFQIDFDFFGRTTTEKQTEIAQNIFWRLHKNGFLVEDTVEQLRCEKCQRFLADRFVEGTCPHCNYPDARGDQCDKCGRLINAVELKAPHCKVCGQTPVIRSSKHLFLDLPKLEPQLEQWLDKTTSSGDWTANAKQITRSWLRDGLKPRCITRDLRWGTPVPHPDFKEKVFYVWFDAPIGYVSITANYTDKWEQWWKNPNQVELYNFMAKDNVPFHSVVFPCSLLGAQDNYTLVNHLIATEYLNYEDTKFSKSRGVGVFGDMAKDTGIPSDVWRFYLLYVRPEGQDSAFSWADMALKNNSELLNNLGNFINRAAMFVSKFFDGCVPAMELLQEDKKLLALVGWELQQYIQLMDKVKIRDALKHILSISRHGNQYIQVNEPWKKIKGGDAEWQRAGTVTGVSINVACLLSVMLLPYMPAVSRTIRDQLNAPDSCVSAMLRGTGAFTRVLDAGHRIGTVSPLFQKLEVEQIEALKKRFGGQQTPTQNAASPHSAATLPTPAMDVNAGADPEKARQLTQAVAEQGEKVRALKAQKAEKAAITAEVSKLLELKKQLTLAEGKSPEPTPVKGKKK; this is encoded by the exons ATGAAGCTGTTTGTTAGCGAAGGTAACCCACACTGTCTAAAAGTGTTAGCTGCTTTAGAAGTAGCTGGACTGCAGTGTGACGTCCAGTTTGTCAACCACGAAG agaaACCTGTGCCCTTCCTGAGTCGTCCATGTTTACCAGCCCTGCTCCTTCCAAATGGACAACACCTTTTCAGCCCCAATGCCATATGCCG ATACATGTTTGAAGTGAGCGGACAAGAGTGCAGCGAGGCTTGTGATCAATGGCTTGAATGGGAAGCCACAGAGCTCCAG CCTGACTTGCTTCAGGCCCTTCATCTGGCGGTGCTTCAGGGCAAAGAATCAGAGGCCACCCAAGTCCTCGCAGGGCCCCTCAGCTACTTGGACCAAAGCTTGACCAAGGGGACCTCGCCTTTTTTAACTGGG GATGTCCTTTCCCTCGCTGATCTTGTTGTGTGTGCCGCGCTGCATCCGATTTTGTCCGCACCATCGCTCGCCTCAG GTGAACCCAAGTCTGTGAGGGTTTGGTTCGACCGTGTGGCCGCCTCACAGAGTTGCGTGTCGGCCTCTCACAAAGTGCTGCAGGGGAAAGGCCTGCAGGCAATGAAGAGCTTCATGCAGAGGCAGCCTGCGCCGCAGAGTGGCCAGTGCAGAGGCGGCACACAGCCATGCAACAACGGCCCTGCTGAG GAAGGGGAACGTGTGGTGTCACAGGAAGAGATGGAAGCTGCTGCTGTTACCTGGGGCAAGGGTTTAAATGCATCCACTGCAGCCACGAAAAGACTCCACCCGAT tctgCCGCAGGAGGGCAAACGAAACATCCTGTTGACCAGCGCCTTGCCCTATGTCAACAACGTACCCCACCTGGGCAACATCATCGGCTGCGTTCTCAGCGCTGACGTCTTCTCCAG GTATGGCCGACTGCGAGGCTGGAACGTGTTGTTCGTTTGTGGCACAGACGAATATGGCACGGCCACGGAAAACAAAGCCCGTGAGGAAGGCTTGACGCCGCAGCAGATCTGCGACAAATACCACGCCATACACGCCAGCATCTACCAGTGGTTCCAGATCGATTTCGACTTCTTCGGCAGGACCACCACCGAGAAGCAGACGGA GATagcccaaaatattttttggagaCTTCACAAAAATGGCTTCCTGGTTGAAGACACAGTGGAGCAGCTACGCTGCGAGAAATGCCAGCGTTTCCTGGCCGACCGCTTTGTCGAAGGCACATGCCCTCACTGCAACTACCCGGACGCTCGCGGCGACCAGTGCGACAAGTGCGGGCGACTCATCAATGCTGTGGAACTCAAG GCACCTCACTGTAAAGTCTGCGGACAGACTCCGGTCATCCGCTCCTCCAAACATCTTTTCCTGGATCTGCCAAAG TTAGAGCCTCAGTTAGAGCAGTGGCTGGACAAGACCACCAGCAGCGGAGACTGGACAGCGAATGCCAAACAGATCACTCGCTCCTGGCTCAGGGATGGACTCAAACCTCGTTGCATCACCAGAGACCTGCGATGGGGAACACCAGTACCTCACCCAGACTTTAAAGAAAAG GTGTTCTACGTGTGGTTCGACGCCCCCATTGGTTATGTTTCTATCACTGCTAACTACACAGACAAATGGGAACAGTGGTGGAAGAATCCAAATCAG GTGGAGCTCTACAACTTCATGGCCAAGGACAACGTGCCGTTCCACAGTGTGGTGTTTCCCTGCTCCCTCCTAGGAGCTCAGGACAACTATACACTGGTCAATCACTTGATTGCCACTG AATATCTGAATTATGAAGACACTAAATTCTCCAAGAGCCGTGGCGTGGGAGTCTTTGGCGACATGGCTAAGGACACGGGCATCCCGTCCGACGTGTGGCGCTTCTACCTGCTCTACGTGCGTCCCGAGGGACAGGATTCGGCCTTCTCCTGGGCCGACATGGCTCTGAAGAACAACTCGGAGCTGCTCAACAACTTGGGCAATTTCATTAACAG AGCCGCCATGTTTGTTTCAAAGTTCTTTGATGGCTGTGTGCCTGCGATGGAGCTGCTGCAGGAAGATAAGAAGCTCCTGGCTTTAGTGGGCTGGGAGCTGCAGCAGTACATACAACTCATGGACAAAGTCAA AATCCGTGATGCCCTGAAGCACATCCTCAGCATCTctcgccatggcaaccagtACATCCAAGTTAATGAACCCTGGAAGAAGATCAAGGGGGGAGATGCAGAATG GCAGCGTGCAGGCACCGTCACTGGCGTGTCCATCAACGTCGCCTGCTTGCTGTCCGTCATGCTGCTGCCCTACATGCCAGCGGTTAGCCGAACCATCAGGGATCAACTCAATGCACCGGACTCTTGCGTCAGTGCCATGTTGCGTGGCACAGGCGCCTTCACACGCGTCCTTGATGCCGGCCACCGCATTGGCACT GTGAGCCCGTTGTTCCAGAAACTGGAGGTTGAGCAGATTGAAGCTTTGAAGAAGAGATTTGGTGGACAACAG ACACCGACTCAAAATGCTGCCAGCCCTCATTCGGCCGCTACCCTGCCCACCCCTGCGATGGACGTGAACGCTGGAGCCGACCCGGAGAAAGCCCGGCAGCTGACGCAGGCTGTGGCTGAGCAG gGAGAAAAGGTGCGAGCCCTGAAAGCTCAGAAGGCCGAAAAAGCGGCGATTACAGCTGAGGTGTCCAAACTGTTGGAGCTGAAGAAACAGTTGACTCTGGCAGAGGGCAAGAGCCCTGAACCCACACCTGTCAAGGGCAAGAAAAAGTGA